The following proteins are encoded in a genomic region of Nicotiana sylvestris chromosome 4, ASM39365v2, whole genome shotgun sequence:
- the LOC138890041 gene encoding uncharacterized protein — MSKSGFDKHTDPIEAPHLSEYNFSIDASGIMLAIGRIKDTKWTRPIQTDPSQRNPNLMCKYHGTHGHRTENYRQLREDVARLFNEGHLREFLSDRAKNHFRERDARKNEQEEPQHVIHMIIGEVDVLQRPIFKRTKVSITREKRTQSYVPEEVLSFCDEEVESISQPHNDALVISILLNKIQVKRVLVSPGSSANIIRSRVVEQLGLQDQIVPASRVLNGFNMASATTKREILLLVNVARTIQDTKFHVIEGDMRYNVLLGRPWIHNMRAVPSTLYQMMKFPTEEGIKTVYGEQHAARDVCDRGSGVDTKAFDLGEIKHWR, encoded by the coding sequence atgagtaagagcGGGTTCGATAAACATACTGACCCCATAGAGGCACCTCATCTCTCGGAGTATAACTTCAGCATAGATGCATCAGGGATCATGTTAGCTATTGGGAGAATTAAAGACACCAAATGGACGAGGCCTATACagaccgatccttctcaaagaaatccgaacttgatgtgcaagtatcatggcacacatggtcatagAACAGAAAATTACAGGCAGCTAAGGGAAGACGTGGCTCGTTTATTCAacgagggccaccttcgagagttcctaagtgatcgggctaagaatcacttcagggagagagatgcaaggaaaaatgagcaagaagaaccacaacatgtaatccacatgatcattggcgAAGTCGATGTCCTTCAACGACCTATATTCAAGCgcaccaaagtatcaatcacCAGAGAGAAACGGACTCAAAGCTATGTGCCCGAAGAAGTCTTATCATTCTGTGACGAGGAAGTAGAAAGCATATCCCAGCCTCACAACGACGCCctggtaatctctatccttttaaataaaattcaagttaaacgtgttttagtgagtccaggtagctcagcaaacataatcagatcgagggtcgtggaacaactcggcctacaagatcagatTGTACCTGCGTCCCGGgtcctaaatggcttcaacatggcaagtgcaACAACAAAGAGAGAAATTCTTCTGCTAGTAAACGTAGCCAGGACCATACAAGATACaaagttccatgtcatcgaaggtgacatgaggtataacgtactcctcgggagaccatggatacacaacatgagggcagtgccttcaactctttaccaaatgatgaagttcccaacagaGGAAGGAATAAAAACAGTCTACGGAGAGCAACATGCTGCAAGAGATGTTTGTGATCGAGGAAGTGGTGTCGATACCAAAGCCTTCGACCTCGGAGAAATCAAGCATTGGAGGTAA